Genomic segment of Bacteroidales bacterium:
AGGTGATAGTAGTAGGCTTATCCAGGTAGGGAAGCAGGTCTTTGATGTAAAGGATTCCCTGCACCATATCAAATGAGTCTTCATAAACCGGAATCCTTGAATATCCTGAGTTGAGGATCACACTATGTAATTCAGCAAAAGAGGTGTTTATTTCCACAGCGGTGACATCAATACGCGATCTCATGATCTCCTTAACCTCAATATCGCTGAATTTTACAATTCCCTTGAGTATATTTCTTTCTTCTTGCGCCGTATTGTTGTCTGCGGTAATATCAATGGCTGCACCTAACTCGCTGAGGGATACTTCATGACCTTTTCGTTTGATGTGCTTGTCAATGAAAGAAGTTGAATTAACCAGAAGGGAACTCAGCGGATGAAAGATTATGCCAAGGCTCTTCAATAAACCTGATATTCTTGTGGCATATACAAGGGCAAAATTTGCTGCAAACATTTTTGGCAGTATTTCGCCAAGTAAAAGTATAAGCACTGAAACAACTAAAACCTGCAGGATAAATATCAGTATCGGGGAAGCATCAAAGCTGAAAAGTCTCGTGCTTATAAATGTTGAGAGGATGATAATGGAAACATTTATAAAGTTATTGGCTATCAGGATGGTTGCCAATAGTTTCTTAGGCGTAGCAAGCAATTCAAGTACGCGTTGGTTCAGCCTCGTGGAGTTCGAACGAAGACTGTTCAAATGTTCAGGGGTTAATGAAAAAAAGGCTACTTCAGAGCCTGATATCAGGGCAGATAAATAAAGCAGCAATCCCATTCCTATGAAAAGGATTACTACTTCAGATGAAAGGGGTTGCAACAAAATACCTGAGGTAAGGTCAACTGCCTGTTGAAGAGGCTCAGGGTCACTAGCGTCCAATGCTGAAATGATTTAATGATAACTGTTTGAAAAACACTGCAAAAATATAGTATTGCAATGAATAATTCAAGTGCATCAGGTTTGAGTTTAAATTATTTAAACTCGGCTTGGTCAA
This window contains:
- the gldE gene encoding gliding motility-associated protein GldE gives rise to the protein MGLLLYLSALISGSEVAFFSLTPEHLNSLRSNSTRLNQRVLELLATPKKLLATILIANNFINVSIIILSTFISTRLFSFDASPILIFILQVLVVSVLILLLGEILPKMFAANFALVYATRISGLLKSLGIIFHPLSSLLVNSTSFIDKHIKRKGHEVSLSELGAAIDITADNNTAQEERNILKGIVKFSDIEVKEIMRSRIDVTAVEINTSFAELHSVILNSGYSRIPVYEDSFDMVQGILYIKDLLPYLDKPTTITWPDLLRPAFFVPENKRINDLLQEFRSKKIHMAIVVDEYGGTSGIITLEDIIEEIIGEINDEFDVEAEDITYSKIDARNFIFEGKTLLNDFCKIIGIEDKIFSRVKGESDTLAGLLLELMGKIPLKDETVEYDNFVFKVEAVDKRRIKRIQVTIKNLHKL